Proteins from a single region of Palaemon carinicauda isolate YSFRI2023 chromosome 1, ASM3689809v2, whole genome shotgun sequence:
- the LOC137644185 gene encoding uncharacterized protein, protein MKLFIVGLLAVLVIASTNAQDEAESPKTVARELYSSVKDYLEGNDDVSFPVQKVVKMFSGVSKIIVDKLPYVNATDIALKMYMSRCGYSNCEMDAPKCISTLIPEEMCDLHKSCIPNALSGFFNGQNPRETMRECVMTSMDLTYDPEDMNANVKSFVEMRLDASEDLTPETIDSIKSAVVGEGCKLPDENACLFDHMKFFECVMNTCVSSMFSSSQDM, encoded by the exons ATGAAGCTCTTCATCGTTGGACTGCTGGCGGTCTTGGTCATCGCCTCGACCAACGCCCAGGACGAGGCAGAATCCCCCAAGACCGTCGCCAGGGAGCTCTACTCGTCGGTGAAGGACTATTTAGAGGGAAACGATGACGTAAGCTTTCCCGTCCAAAAGGTTGTCAAAATGTTCTCCGGTGTTAGCAAGATTATCGTTGACAAACTCCCTTATGTCAATGCCACTGACATAGCACTCAAAATGTATA TGTCTCGTTGCGGCTACAGTAACTGTGAGATGGATGCACCTAAATGCATCAGCACCTTAATCCCAGAAGAAATGTGCGACCTGCACAAATCCTGTATTCCCA atgctcTTTCCGGTTTCTTCAACGGCCAAAATCCAAGAGAGACGATGAGGGAATGCGTGATGACATCCATGGATTTA ACATATGACCCAGAAGACATGAACGCTAATGTCAAATCCTTTGTTGAGATGAGACTGGACGCAAGTGAAGATTTAACCCCTGAAACAATTGACAGCATCAAGAGTGCAGTTGTAGGCGAAGGCTGCAAGCTGCCAGACGAAAATGCCTGC CTGTTCGACCACATGAAATTCTTCGAATGCGTCATGAATACCTGCGTCAGCAGCATGTTCAGTTCCAGCCAGGACATGTAA
- the LOC137644195 gene encoding uncharacterized protein — MKLFIVGLLAVLAIASTNAQDEAESPKTVARELYTSVKDYLEGNDDVSFPVQKVVKMFSGVSKIIVDKLPYVNATDIALKVYMSRCGYSNCEMDAPKCISTLIPEEMCDLHKSCIPNALSGFFNGQNPRETMRECVMTSMDLTYDPEDMNANVKSFVEMRLDASEDLTPETIDSIKSAVVGEGCKLPDENACLFDHMKFFECVMNTCVSSMFSSSKDM; from the exons ATGAAGCTCTTCATCGTTGGACTGCTGGCGGTCTTGGCCATCGCCTCGACCAACGCCCAGGACGAGGCAGAATCCCCCAAGACCGTCGCCAGGGAGCTCTACACGTCGGTGAAGGACTATTTAGAGGGAAACGATGACGTAAGCTTTCCCGTCCAAAAGGTTGTCAAAATGTTCTCCGGTGTTAGCAAGATCATCGTTGACAAACTCCCTTATGTCAATGCCACTGACATAGCACTCAAAGTGTATA TGTCTCGTTGCGGCTACAGTAACTGTGAGATGGATGCACCTAAATGCATCAGCACCTTAATCCCAGAAGAAATGTGCGACCTGCACAAATCCTGTATTCCCA ATGCTCTTTCCGGTTTCTTCAACGGCCAAAATCCAAGAGAAACGATGAGGGAATGCGTGATGACATCCATGGATTTA ACTTATGACCCAGAAGACATGAACGCTAATGTCAAATCCTTTGTTGAGATGAGACTGGACGCAAGTGAAGATTTAACCCCTGAAACAATTGACAGCATCAAGAGTGCAGTTGTAGGCGAAGGCTGCAAGCTGCCAGACGAAAATGCCTGC CTGTTCGACCACATGAAATTCTTCGAATGCGTCATGAATACCTGCGTCAGCAGCATGTTCAGTTCCAGCAAGGACATgtaa